One genomic region from Microcella humidisoli encodes:
- the prfA gene encoding peptide chain release factor 1, translated as MFESVGALIAEHESLQEQLGDPAVHADAARAKKLNRRYAELSQIVDAHSKWQQSEEDLVAARELAKDDEAFADEVPALEQAVTERAEKLRWLLIPRDPDDGRDVIMEIKGGEGGEESALFAADLLRMYSYYAESRGWKVELLDATRSDMGGYKDVQVAIKGSSSDPAEGPWASLKYEGGVHRVQRVPATESQGRIHTSTTGVLVFPEVDEPEEVEINQNDLKIDVYRSSGPGGQSVNTTDSAVRITHLPTGIVVAMQNEKSQLQNREAAMRVLRARILARQQEERDAVASDARKSQIRGMDRSERIRTYNFPENRIADHRTGYKAYNLDAVMNGALAPVVESCISFDEEARLAALGDTDA; from the coding sequence GTGTTCGAATCGGTCGGCGCCCTGATCGCCGAGCACGAGTCGTTGCAGGAGCAGCTCGGCGACCCCGCCGTGCACGCCGACGCCGCGCGCGCGAAGAAACTCAACCGGCGCTACGCCGAGCTGAGCCAGATCGTGGATGCTCACAGCAAGTGGCAGCAGTCGGAAGAGGACCTCGTCGCGGCTCGTGAGCTCGCGAAGGACGACGAGGCGTTCGCCGACGAGGTGCCCGCTCTCGAGCAGGCCGTGACCGAGCGCGCCGAGAAGCTGCGCTGGCTCCTGATCCCGCGCGACCCGGACGACGGGCGCGACGTGATCATGGAGATCAAGGGTGGCGAGGGCGGCGAGGAGTCGGCGCTGTTCGCGGCCGACCTGCTGCGCATGTACAGCTACTACGCCGAGTCGCGCGGGTGGAAGGTCGAGCTGCTCGACGCCACCCGCAGCGACATGGGCGGGTACAAAGACGTGCAGGTCGCCATCAAGGGCAGCTCGAGCGATCCCGCTGAGGGCCCGTGGGCCAGCCTCAAGTACGAGGGCGGCGTGCACCGCGTGCAGCGCGTGCCGGCGACGGAGTCGCAGGGACGCATCCACACCTCGACGACGGGCGTGCTCGTCTTCCCTGAGGTCGATGAGCCCGAAGAGGTCGAGATCAACCAGAACGACCTCAAGATCGACGTCTACCGCTCGTCGGGCCCCGGCGGGCAGTCGGTCAACACGACCGACTCCGCCGTGCGCATCACCCACCTGCCCACGGGCATCGTCGTGGCGATGCAGAACGAGAAGAGCCAGCTGCAGAACCGCGAGGCGGCGATGCGCGTGCTGCGCGCCCGCATCCTCGCGCGCCAGCAGGAGGAGCGCGACGCGGTCGCGAGCGATGCCCGCAAGAGCCAGATTCGCGGTATGGACCGCTCGGAGCGCATCCGCACCTACAACTTTCCCGAGAACCGCATCGCCGATCACCGCACGGGCTACAAGGCCTACAACCTCGACGCCGTCATGAACGGAGCGCTCGCGCCCGTGGTCGAGTCGTGCATCTCGTTCGACGAAGAGGCGCGGCTCGCGGCTCTCGGCGACACCGACGCCTGA
- the rho gene encoding transcription termination factor Rho, protein MTDPIVRASSADAPADLGTLKLAELQLLATELGVAGVSKLRKGELVDAITQNRAESAGEAVAAEPNVEPAAEPVADAVAEPVEQAEATTPVADQAPRRRGSRRVTSDTLTALPVADAAPVESASEPSGADSAATEPTDAPAAASTDGDSAAGEPGEGDESATAGGRNRSRNRNRRGADRGDRAENGEARGQQNGGQQNGGQQNNGQQSGAQQSGGQQSAREQQRAEGTARAAEQNRGPQNDRAEQDADGRNRNRGRGRDRKRGPGGDELEPEISDDDVLIPVAGILDVLDNYAFVRTTGYLPGPSDVYVSLGQVKKYGLRKGDAVVGAIRQPREGENQGRQKYNALVRVDSINGQTVEEAAARVEFSKLTPLYPTERLRLETAPGTLSTRIIDLAAPIGKGQRGLIVSPPKAGKTLVLQAIADAIAKNNPEVHLMVVLVDERPEEVTDMQRSVKGEVIASTFDRPAEDHTTVAELAIERAKRLVELGHDVVVLLDSITRLGRAYNVTAPTSGRILSGGVDSAALYPPKRFFGAARNIEDGGSLTILATALVETGSKMDEVIFEEFKGTGNMELRLSRQLADKRIFPAVDISASGTRREEMLLGADEVRVTWQLRRALASLDTQAALELVLGKLKDTASNVEFLVAVQKSLPQASTHADS, encoded by the coding sequence GTGACTGACCCCATCGTCCGCGCCTCGAGCGCGGATGCCCCCGCCGACCTCGGCACCCTCAAGCTCGCCGAGCTGCAGCTGCTCGCGACCGAGCTCGGTGTCGCCGGCGTTTCGAAACTTCGCAAGGGAGAACTGGTGGACGCGATCACCCAGAACCGTGCCGAGTCCGCCGGCGAGGCCGTCGCCGCAGAGCCTAACGTCGAGCCCGCGGCCGAGCCCGTCGCCGACGCCGTCGCCGAGCCCGTCGAGCAGGCCGAGGCCACGACGCCCGTCGCCGACCAGGCCCCGCGCCGTCGCGGCTCGCGCCGCGTGACGAGCGACACCCTCACCGCCCTTCCGGTTGCCGACGCGGCCCCGGTCGAGAGCGCGTCCGAGCCTTCCGGTGCCGACAGCGCGGCCACTGAGCCGACCGACGCCCCGGCAGCCGCGTCGACCGACGGCGACTCCGCCGCGGGCGAGCCGGGAGAGGGCGACGAGTCGGCCACCGCGGGCGGCCGCAACCGCAGCCGCAACCGCAACCGCCGGGGTGCCGATCGCGGCGACCGCGCCGAGAACGGCGAAGCCCGCGGCCAGCAGAACGGTGGCCAGCAGAACGGTGGCCAGCAGAACAACGGCCAGCAGAGCGGCGCGCAGCAGAGCGGTGGCCAGCAGTCGGCCCGTGAGCAGCAGCGTGCCGAGGGCACCGCCCGCGCCGCCGAGCAGAACCGCGGGCCGCAGAACGACCGTGCCGAGCAGGACGCCGACGGTCGCAACCGCAACCGCGGTCGCGGCCGTGACCGCAAGCGCGGCCCCGGCGGCGACGAGCTCGAGCCCGAGATCAGCGACGACGACGTGCTCATCCCCGTGGCGGGCATCCTCGACGTGCTCGACAACTACGCCTTCGTGCGCACCACCGGCTACCTGCCGGGCCCGAGCGACGTGTACGTCTCGCTCGGCCAGGTCAAGAAGTACGGCCTGCGCAAGGGTGACGCGGTGGTCGGTGCGATCCGCCAGCCGCGCGAAGGCGAGAACCAGGGCCGCCAGAAGTACAACGCCCTCGTGCGTGTCGACTCGATCAACGGTCAGACCGTCGAGGAGGCCGCCGCCCGCGTTGAGTTCAGCAAGCTCACGCCGCTGTACCCGACCGAGCGCCTGCGCCTCGAGACCGCGCCGGGCACGCTCTCGACGCGCATCATCGACCTCGCGGCCCCTATCGGCAAGGGCCAGCGCGGCCTCATCGTCTCGCCGCCCAAGGCCGGCAAGACGCTCGTGCTGCAGGCCATTGCCGACGCGATCGCGAAGAACAACCCCGAGGTTCACCTCATGGTCGTGCTCGTCGACGAGCGCCCCGAAGAGGTCACCGACATGCAGCGCTCGGTCAAGGGCGAGGTCATCGCCTCGACGTTCGACCGCCCCGCGGAGGACCACACGACGGTCGCCGAGCTCGCCATCGAGCGCGCGAAGCGCCTCGTCGAGCTCGGGCACGACGTCGTCGTGCTGCTCGACTCGATCACCCGCCTCGGCCGCGCGTACAACGTGACGGCACCGACGAGCGGGCGCATCCTCTCGGGCGGTGTCGACTCGGCCGCGCTGTACCCGCCGAAGCGCTTCTTCGGCGCCGCGCGCAACATCGAAGACGGTGGCTCGCTCACCATCCTCGCGACGGCGCTCGTCGAGACCGGGTCGAAGATGGACGAGGTGATCTTCGAGGAGTTCAAGGGCACCGGCAACATGGAGCTTCGCCTCTCGCGCCAGCTCGCCGACAAGCGCATCTTCCCGGCCGTCGACATCTCGGCGTCGGGCACGCGCCGCGAAGAGATGCTGCTCGGCGCCGACGAGGTGCGCGTCACGTGGCAGCTGCGTCGTGCGCTCGCGAGCCTCGACACGCAAGCGGCGCTCGAACTCGTCCTCGGCAAGCTGAAAGACACGGCCTCGAACGTCGAGTTCTTGGTGGCCGTGCAGAAGTCGCTGCCGCAGGCGTCGACGCACGCCGACAGCTGA
- the thrB gene encoding homoserine kinase: MTAVDPRLLGRRVTVKVPATTANLGPGFDTLGLALSVYDELEVSVREAPGASVAVHGVGEGEVPTDESNLVVRSIAHTFAAHGLAMPGLDLVAHNVIPHGRGMGSSGAAIVSGVMAAKGLLEGIVDMTADDLLARATELEGHPDNVAPALFGGLTIAWVTPEGPQHKRLTVHRGVSLLVAVPETSTMSTALARSLQPESVPHQDAIFNVSRSALLIAALIQSPELLLAATEDKLHQTYRASAMPETNALITVLREHGLAAVVSGAGPSVLVLCSDPAQRLQAAELIEQHATTPWVSHMLAVDFKGATVNTHPVEAAV; encoded by the coding sequence GTGACCGCCGTCGACCCGCGGCTGCTCGGTCGCCGCGTCACGGTCAAGGTGCCGGCGACGACCGCCAACCTCGGTCCGGGCTTCGACACGCTCGGTCTCGCACTGTCGGTCTACGACGAGCTCGAGGTGAGCGTGCGCGAGGCGCCAGGGGCCTCCGTTGCCGTGCACGGCGTCGGCGAGGGCGAGGTGCCGACCGACGAGTCGAACCTCGTCGTGCGCTCGATCGCCCACACGTTCGCCGCCCACGGGCTCGCGATGCCGGGCCTCGACCTCGTCGCCCACAACGTCATCCCGCACGGCCGCGGCATGGGCTCGTCGGGTGCGGCGATCGTCTCGGGCGTCATGGCTGCCAAGGGCCTTCTCGAGGGCATCGTCGACATGACGGCCGACGACTTGCTCGCGCGGGCGACCGAGCTCGAGGGCCACCCCGACAACGTCGCCCCGGCGCTCTTCGGCGGTCTCACCATCGCCTGGGTCACACCCGAGGGCCCGCAGCACAAGCGTCTGACCGTGCACCGCGGCGTCTCGCTGCTCGTCGCCGTGCCCGAGACGAGCACCATGTCGACAGCCCTTGCCCGCTCGCTGCAGCCCGAGTCGGTGCCTCACCAAGACGCGATCTTCAATGTCTCGCGCTCGGCCCTGCTCATCGCCGCGCTCATCCAGAGCCCTGAGCTCCTGCTCGCCGCGACGGAAGACAAGCTGCACCAGACCTACCGGGCAAGCGCCATGCCCGAGACGAACGCGCTCATCACGGTGCTGCGCGAGCACGGGCTCGCCGCCGTCGTGTCGGGCGCCGGACCCTCGGTGCTCGTGCTGTGCAGCGACCCCGCGCAACGGCTGCAGGCGGCCGAGCTCATCGAGCAGCACGCCACCACGCCGTGGGTGTCGCACATGCTGGCCGTCGATTTCAAGGGTGCTACAGTGAACACGCATCCGGTCGAGGCCGCGGTCTAA
- the thrC gene encoding threonine synthase: protein MAKQWRGLLHEYADRLDISEATPIITLGEGGTPLIPARYLSERTGASVYVKYEGMNPTGSFKDRGMTMAISKAVEHGAKAVICASTGNTSASAAAYATHAGITAAVLVPEGKISMGKLSQAVAHKAEIIQIEGNFDDCLDIARDLSANYPVHLVNSVNPDRIEGQKTGAFEVVEVLGDAPDFHILPVGNAGNYTAYHRGYREELDRGATTKLPRMFGFQASGSAPIVLGEPVRKPETIASAIRIGNPASWELALAARDDSNGYFGAISDEHILLAHRLLSQEVGIFVEPASAISVAGLLERAEAGAIPAGSTVVLTVTGHGLKDPQWALKGPDGVDVSPTVVRVDTAEVASVLGLQRVSA, encoded by the coding sequence ATGGCGAAGCAGTGGCGCGGACTCCTGCACGAGTACGCCGATCGACTCGATATCAGCGAGGCCACCCCGATCATCACGCTCGGTGAGGGCGGCACGCCGCTCATTCCCGCTCGGTACCTCAGCGAGCGCACGGGTGCGTCGGTCTACGTCAAGTACGAGGGCATGAACCCGACCGGGTCGTTCAAAGACCGCGGCATGACGATGGCCATCTCGAAGGCCGTCGAGCACGGCGCGAAGGCCGTCATCTGCGCCTCGACCGGCAACACCTCGGCGTCGGCCGCGGCGTACGCCACGCACGCGGGCATCACGGCCGCGGTGCTCGTGCCCGAGGGCAAGATCTCGATGGGCAAGCTCAGCCAGGCGGTGGCCCACAAGGCCGAGATCATCCAGATCGAGGGCAACTTCGATGACTGCCTCGACATCGCCCGCGACCTCTCGGCCAACTACCCCGTGCACCTCGTCAACTCGGTCAACCCCGATCGCATCGAGGGCCAGAAGACGGGCGCGTTCGAGGTCGTCGAGGTGCTGGGGGATGCGCCTGACTTCCACATTCTTCCCGTGGGCAATGCGGGCAACTACACCGCGTACCACCGCGGGTACCGCGAAGAGCTCGACCGCGGCGCGACCACGAAACTGCCGCGCATGTTCGGTTTCCAGGCCTCGGGCAGCGCACCCATCGTGCTCGGCGAGCCCGTGCGCAAGCCCGAGACGATCGCGAGCGCGATCCGCATCGGCAACCCCGCGTCGTGGGAGCTCGCGCTCGCCGCGCGCGATGACAGCAACGGCTACTTCGGGGCCATCTCCGACGAGCACATCCTGCTCGCGCACCGTCTCCTCTCGCAGGAGGTCGGCATCTTCGTCGAGCCGGCATCGGCCATCTCTGTCGCGGGCCTGCTCGAGCGCGCCGAGGCGGGCGCCATCCCCGCCGGCTCGACCGTCGTGCTGACGGTCACCGGCCACGGGCTCAAAGACCCGCAGTGGGCGCTCAAGGGCCCCGACGGCGTGGACGTGTCGCCGACTGTCGTGCGCGTCGACACTGCCGAGGTCGCCTCGGTGCTGGGCCTGCAGCGGGTGTCGGCGTGA
- a CDS encoding homoserine dehydrogenase, whose product MIEYRNLRVALLGAGSVGAQVADQLLTHRDELAARIGAGIELAGVAVRDLDAPRDTAIPRELLTTDAESLILSSDIVVELMGGLEPARTLILQALTSGADVITANKALLATHGPELFEAAGQVGAQLYYEAAVGGAIPIIRPLRDSLAGDRVERILGIVNGTTNFILDRMDTQGESMEQALATASALGYAEADPTADVGGYDAAQKAAILASLAFHTLVPADAVHREGITEVTLEQVVAARKAGYVVKLLAICERLTDPASGVDGVSVRVHPALIPDTHPLAAVHGANNAVFVEAEAAGSLMFYGAGAGGIQTASAVLGDVVSAARRHVVGGPGVAESTHADLPVLPISAITTRYQITLLVADEPGVLAVIAALFQSHGVSVETVQQSVTPADPARPSGAASAATLVIGTHEASEADLAATVAALTTSSVVHSVTSVLRVEGL is encoded by the coding sequence GTGATCGAATACCGCAACCTCCGCGTCGCCCTGCTCGGCGCGGGCAGCGTCGGCGCCCAGGTCGCCGACCAGCTGCTGACGCACCGCGACGAGCTCGCCGCGCGCATCGGCGCCGGCATCGAGCTCGCGGGCGTCGCCGTGCGCGACCTCGATGCGCCGCGTGACACGGCCATCCCGCGCGAGCTGCTGACGACCGATGCCGAGTCGCTCATCCTCAGCTCCGACATCGTCGTCGAGCTCATGGGCGGGCTCGAGCCCGCGCGCACGCTCATCCTGCAGGCGCTCACCTCGGGCGCCGACGTCATCACCGCCAACAAGGCGCTCCTCGCCACCCACGGCCCCGAGCTCTTCGAGGCGGCCGGGCAGGTCGGCGCGCAGCTGTACTACGAGGCGGCCGTGGGCGGGGCGATCCCGATCATCCGCCCGCTGCGCGATTCGCTCGCGGGCGACCGCGTGGAGCGCATCCTGGGCATCGTCAACGGCACGACGAACTTCATCCTCGACCGCATGGACACGCAGGGCGAGTCGATGGAGCAGGCGCTCGCCACGGCGAGCGCGCTCGGCTACGCCGAGGCCGACCCGACGGCCGATGTCGGGGGCTACGACGCCGCGCAGAAGGCGGCCATCCTCGCGAGCCTCGCCTTCCACACGCTCGTGCCCGCCGACGCCGTGCACCGCGAGGGCATCACGGAGGTCACGCTCGAGCAGGTCGTCGCGGCGCGCAAGGCCGGCTACGTCGTCAAGCTGCTGGCCATCTGCGAGCGCCTCACCGATCCCGCGTCCGGCGTCGACGGCGTGAGCGTGCGCGTGCACCCCGCGCTCATCCCCGACACGCACCCGCTCGCGGCCGTGCACGGCGCGAACAACGCCGTGTTCGTCGAGGCCGAGGCCGCCGGCTCGCTCATGTTCTACGGCGCGGGCGCGGGCGGCATCCAGACGGCGTCGGCCGTGCTCGGCGATGTAGTCTCGGCCGCCCGCCGGCACGTCGTCGGCGGCCCCGGCGTCGCCGAGAGCACGCATGCCGACCTGCCCGTGCTGCCGATCAGCGCCATCACGACGCGCTACCAGATCACCCTCCTCGTCGCCGACGAGCCGGGCGTGCTCGCCGTCATCGCGGCCCTGTTCCAGAGCCACGGCGTCTCGGTCGAGACGGTGCAGCAGTCGGTGACCCCGGCCGACCCCGCGCGTCCCTCGGGCGCGGCGAGCGCGGCTACCCTGGTTATCGGCACTCATGAAGCCTCCGAGGCCGATCTCGCCGCAACGGTCGCGGCACTGACCACCAGCAGCGTCGTCCACAGCGTGACGAGCGTGCTGCGAGTAGAAGGACTGTAG
- the lysA gene encoding diaminopimelate decarboxylase — protein MLANPLSPSWLTPPADAGALPAHVWPSSAVRTADGAIAIGGVPLPRLAAEFGTPLYVIDEQDARDRAARTLAAFTTAAAAHGTTAAVYYAGKAFLCTEAARWMIAAGLNIDVASGGELAVALAAGVDPARLGLHGNNKSLVEIDRAVEVGVGAIVIDSLIEIERVAAAAQRHGRVQPVRLRINSGVHAHTHEYLATAREDQKFGIPISDAPDAVAAIRAHPGLHFLGLHSHIGSQIFAVEGFLEAARRLLTLHAALGAGGEVPELNLGGGFGIAYVESDEAPAIEQVADALLAAVASVCQELSIPMPKVAVEPGRTIIGPAGVTLYTVGTTKDVVVTLEGDEQAAAVRRYVSVDGGMSDNARPALYSADYSVALAGRGSTAEPVLVRVAGKHCESGDIVVRDAYLPADTAPDDLVAVPATGAYCFSLASNYNYLARPAVVAVRDGAARLLVRGETEHDLLRRDVLAQLPPATQPRGDTP, from the coding sequence GTGCTCGCCAACCCGCTGTCGCCGTCGTGGCTGACGCCGCCCGCCGACGCGGGCGCGCTGCCGGCCCACGTCTGGCCCTCGAGCGCCGTGCGCACGGCTGACGGCGCGATCGCGATCGGCGGGGTGCCGCTGCCGCGCCTCGCCGCGGAGTTCGGCACGCCGCTCTACGTCATCGATGAGCAGGATGCCCGCGATCGGGCCGCGCGAACGCTCGCGGCCTTCACAACCGCGGCCGCCGCGCACGGCACCACCGCGGCCGTCTACTACGCCGGCAAGGCCTTCCTGTGCACGGAGGCCGCCCGGTGGATGATCGCCGCGGGCCTCAACATCGACGTGGCCAGCGGCGGAGAGCTCGCCGTCGCGCTCGCCGCCGGAGTCGATCCGGCCCGACTCGGCCTGCACGGCAACAACAAGTCGCTCGTCGAGATCGACCGCGCCGTCGAGGTCGGCGTGGGCGCGATCGTCATCGACTCCCTCATCGAGATCGAGCGCGTCGCCGCCGCGGCCCAGCGCCACGGGCGCGTGCAGCCGGTGCGCCTGCGCATCAACTCGGGCGTGCACGCCCACACGCACGAGTACCTCGCCACGGCTCGCGAAGACCAGAAGTTCGGCATCCCGATCTCCGATGCTCCGGATGCAGTGGCCGCCATCCGCGCCCACCCCGGTCTGCACTTCCTGGGCCTGCACTCGCACATCGGCTCGCAGATCTTCGCCGTCGAGGGCTTCCTCGAGGCGGCGCGCCGACTGCTGACGCTCCACGCCGCGCTGGGCGCCGGAGGCGAGGTGCCCGAGCTCAACCTCGGCGGCGGCTTCGGCATCGCCTACGTCGAGAGCGACGAGGCGCCCGCGATCGAGCAGGTCGCCGACGCGCTGCTCGCGGCCGTGGCCTCCGTGTGCCAGGAGTTGAGCATCCCGATGCCGAAGGTGGCTGTCGAGCCGGGCCGCACCATCATCGGGCCCGCGGGCGTCACGCTCTACACCGTCGGCACGACGAAGGACGTCGTGGTGACGCTCGAGGGCGACGAGCAGGCGGCCGCCGTGCGCCGCTACGTCAGCGTCGATGGCGGCATGAGCGACAACGCCCGCCCCGCCCTCTACAGCGCCGACTACTCGGTGGCGCTCGCCGGCCGCGGATCCACGGCCGAGCCCGTGCTCGTCCGCGTCGCCGGCAAGCACTGCGAGAGCGGCGACATCGTCGTGCGCGATGCCTACCTGCCCGCCGACACCGCGCCCGACGACCTCGTCGCCGTGCCCGCGACGGGCGCGTACTGCTTCTCGCTCGCGAGCAACTACAACTACCTGGCGCGGCCCGCGGTCGTCGCCGTGCGCGACGGCGCCGCGCGACTGCTCGTGCGCGGCGAGACCGAGCACGACCTGCTGCGCCGCGACGTGCTCGCCCAGCTCCCCCCTGCGACCCAGCCCCGAGGAGACACTCCGTGA
- a CDS encoding LmeA family phospholipid-binding protein, with protein MADPTTPSEPEQPEQPEQEPQPEQELQPEQEPQPEPSEASEPQPDTVVVVEPAPRPRRRGLIAAIVVISIIVVLGVAAVIAESLARQQASALIADQVRESLQLDPEHPVEVTIDGASVLLQVIGGRLDEVTVDAPGVSVGELAGDLTLIAQGVAIDPAQPSDSVQAVYRVAEADVAAIAGFLAGTVVNDVQLDEREIRFQTAFSFFGIDFSVGLGLTPSVQDGQLAFTPSSVQLGDERLDAAQLQEQFGGLVEPLLTSQRFCVAQYLPQALELTSVQVGDEQLVVVFAAEDAALGGPEFSTRGACG; from the coding sequence ATGGCCGACCCGACGACGCCGAGTGAGCCCGAGCAGCCCGAGCAGCCCGAGCAGGAGCCGCAGCCCGAGCAGGAGCTGCAGCCCGAGCAGGAGCCGCAGCCCGAGCCGTCCGAGGCGAGCGAACCGCAGCCCGACACGGTCGTCGTCGTCGAGCCCGCGCCGCGCCCCCGCCGCCGAGGGCTCATCGCGGCGATCGTCGTGATCAGCATCATCGTCGTGCTCGGCGTCGCCGCGGTCATCGCCGAGTCGCTCGCGCGTCAGCAGGCCTCCGCACTCATCGCCGATCAGGTTCGCGAATCGCTGCAGCTCGACCCCGAGCATCCGGTCGAGGTCACGATCGACGGCGCCTCGGTGCTGCTGCAGGTCATCGGCGGGCGCCTCGACGAGGTCACGGTCGACGCGCCCGGCGTCTCCGTGGGCGAGCTCGCGGGCGACCTCACCCTCATCGCGCAGGGCGTGGCGATCGATCCGGCGCAGCCCAGCGACTCGGTGCAGGCCGTCTACCGCGTCGCCGAGGCGGATGTCGCGGCGATCGCCGGGTTCCTCGCCGGCACGGTCGTCAACGATGTGCAGCTCGACGAGCGCGAGATCCGGTTCCAGACCGCGTTCTCGTTCTTCGGCATCGATTTCTCGGTCGGCCTCGGCCTCACGCCCTCGGTGCAAGACGGGCAGTTGGCGTTCACCCCGTCGAGCGTGCAGCTCGGCGACGAGCGGCTCGACGCCGCACAGCTGCAGGAGCAGTTCGGCGGGCTCGTCGAGCCCCTGCTGACGTCGCAGCGCTTCTGCGTGGCGCAGTACCTGCCGCAGGCGCTCGAGCTCACCTCGGTGCAGGTCGGCGACGAGCAGCTCGTGGTGGTCTTCGCCGCCGAGGACGCGGCGCTGGGTGGCCCCGAGTTCTCGACGCGCGGCGCCTGCGGCTAG